The Deinococcus sedimenti sequence CGGTACTCGTGCCCGTCACGACGGGCACGGGCTGGGTGATGGTGACGCTGGTGGTCGCGGCGGGGGACTGCGTGGCCTTGAGGCTCACCGCGTACGTTCCGGCGCGCGGGTACGTGTGCGTCTTCTGGCCGCTGGCCGCGCCGGTGACCGTGTCGCGCTGACCGTCACCCCAGTCGAGGGTGTAGGTCAGGCTGGGGATCAGACCGCCGAAGTCCGCGCGGACTTCGGCGTACACGTGGGCGGTGACGGGCGTGACGGTCAGGGTGGGCGCGGCCACGCTGACGTACTGCATGTCGACGGTGAGGGTGGCGGCGTCGCCGAGGGCAGGGGTGACGGTCACGGTGGACGGGCCGGGGGCGGCGTACGTGTGCGTGAGGGTGGTGTCGGTGCCCTGGGCGGTGATGGTCTGTTCCTGG is a genomic window containing:
- a CDS encoding PKD domain-containing protein translates to LTYTLAWGDGATETITGVRTFTRGHTYAAPGTFTVTVTAPDATPATQTVTVRVPAPVLSGTNTNLTLALQISRLVAGATYRVQWGDTQEQTITAQGTDTTLTHTYAAPGPSTVTVTPALGDAATLTVDMQYVSVAAPTLTVTPVTAHVYAEVRADFGGLIPSLTYTLDWGDGQRDTVTGAASGQKTHTYPRAGTYAVSLKATQSPAATTSVTITQPVPVVTGTST